Proteins from a genomic interval of Anas platyrhynchos isolate ZD024472 breed Pekin duck chromosome 4, IASCAAS_PekinDuck_T2T, whole genome shotgun sequence:
- the LOC140002371 gene encoding ubiquitin carboxyl-terminal hydrolase 42-like isoform X1, which translates to MCFQCVAETFSLSIRKKELSLVKIGAYLKIPEPRSCHLSLPIGQGRLHFSCKCIFQMSTMTVVKKPKSSKSKKPSSRRSGKSKKPSTKILMSRTANWGQIPPAEDSSQVSVAQGRGGAFYCRSSEKSKAFAPRDLIVNDGIAPPQSILFPPEKICMDWRETQSVGVGLYNLGNTCFLNATLQCLTYTPPLANYMLSLEHGQSCREQDFCMMCTMETHINQALRCTVDAIEPTHVISNLSRIGQHFRFGSQEDAHEFLRYTVDAMQEACLNGSTELDRSSQATTIIHQIFGGFLRSRVKCLNCKAVSDTYEAFLDIALDIKAVSSVTRALELFVKPEELGGENCYKCSECKKMVPASKRFTIHRSSKVLTISLKRFADFTGGKINKEVKYPEYLDLRAYMSQSMGEPVLYALYAVLVHHGVSCHSGHYICYVKAGNGLWYQMNDAKVVRTDIKRVLGQQAYILFYIRRYDLTLGERAFYLPAPSYPCSFPPGQQGANSKQAGFMGPRLLPHMIKNSSRLNGNGSIKEDAKTTGVTLKRPSSAPPMACVQNQTITRPSITDPSRKQKITTSIHNKLPSRRTVSQPDCLSSAAEDEDLYQAVPSSTITNSMPGAMPSVNREVITESLTASQLNSLSEETSVADPLKSTGNDEYLAEYRFDDGGDKEKPRRSKESDLISKENVLYGKESSEPERCQGRKDKTKNTEKEHYQSKREHAPSEEKESQKAGPSSKRRCSQSVEVVEQKRHKQEHWEGSRCRSFPGERNSPENGRRAVKYSKSRSGSGGRSEQGSNRYYRSKGERSWSRERYYRDEARRWERCSYSNDYYSPHATGDSRERKFSHGDAAFDKWTATYYGRSHKHYHYKSGWPHGSLLRDEDVRRFSTPRADLHRCSVSQQHSGRHSRERHALPPVSAHLENCRQKNETEGNRKRKCTRAEGSESEIERKDRKIEKELLGGEKNAKISQVLEEKEV; encoded by the exons atgtgttttcagtgtgttgctgaaacattttctctttcaatccgaaaaaaggagctgtcactggtgaagatcggagcttatctgaaaatccctgagcccaggagctgtcacctTAGTCTTCCAATCGGACAAGGACGACTTCATTTCtcgtgtaaatgcatttttcag ATGTCAACAATGACCGTAGTTAAGAAGCCCAAATCTTCAAAGTCTAAAAAGCCCTCTTCAAGGCGGTCTGGCAAATCCAAGAAACCAAGTACTAAAATACTGATGTCACGCACCGCAAACTGGGGCCAGATACCGCCTGCAGAAGATTCAAGCCAAGTCTCTGTGGCCCAAGGACGTGGAGGTGCTTTTTACTGtagatcatctgaaaaatctaaggCTTTTGCCCCAAGAGATCTAA tcgttaatgatggaattgctccaccacagagcattctttttccacctgagaagatttgtatggattggcgagaaacacaaagtgttggAGTTGGCCTGTACAATCTTGGCAacacatgttttcttaatgctactCTACAGTGTTTGACCTACACACCCCCACTTGCCAATTACATGCTTTCTCTCGAGCACGGCCAGTCAT gtCGTGAACAAGATTTTTGCATGATGTGCACAATGGAGACTCACATTAACCAGGCCCTGCGTTGCACTGTTGATGCCATCGAGCCTACGCATGTTATCAGTAATCTCAGTC gaaTAGGACAACATTTCCGTTTTGGCAGTCAAGAAGACGCACACGAGTTCTTGCGCTATACTGTTGATGCTATGCAGGAAGCGTGCTTGAATGGAAGCACCGA attggacagatcttctcaagctaccaccatcattcatcaaatatttggaggatttctaagatcgagag tgaagtgcttgaattgcaaagcagtttcgGATACGTATGAGGCATTTCTTGATATCGCTTTGGATATAAAg GCGGTTTCATCTGTTACCAGAGCTCTGGAACTCTTTGTGAAACCTGAAGAGCTGGGTGGAGAGAATTGCTATAAATGTAGCGA gtgtAAAAAGATGGTTCCTGCATCCAAGAGATTTACCATACACCGTTCTTCCAAGGTTCTcacaatatcactgaaaagatttgcagatttcacaGGTGGAAAGATCAACAAG GAGGTGAAATACCCGGAGTATTTGGACCTGAGAGCCTACATGTCACAGTCAATGGGAGAACCAGTGCTCTATGCCTTATACGCGGTGCTGGTACATCACGGTGTCAGCTGTCACTCAGGACACTATATATGCTATGTAAAG GCTGGTAATGGACTTTGGTATCAGATGAATGATGCTAAAGTAGTCCGTACTGACATTAAGAGAGTTCTTGGTCAGCAAgcttacatacttttttatatcag gcGCTATGATTTGACACTTGGAGAACGTGCGTTTTACTTGCCAGCACCATCTTATCCCTGTTCATTCCCTCCTGGTCAGCAGGGGGCTAATAGTAAGCAGGCTGGATTTATGGGACCACGACTTCTTCCTCATATGATTAAG aattcaagccgtttaaatggaaatggatccATAAAAGAGGACGCAAAGACCACTGGTGTCACCCTAAAAAGGCCATCTTCAGCACCACCAATGGcctgtgttcaaaaccagacaattaccaggccttcaattactgatccgtcaagaaaacagaagatcaccACCAGTATTCACAATAAATTGCCTTCTCGTCGGACTGTGTCACAGCCTGACTGTCTTAGCAGTGCTGCGGAGGATGAAGATCTCTACCAGGCTGTTCCTTCATCCACAATTACAAATTCg ATGCCTGGAGCTATGCCTTCAGTCAATCGAGAAGTCATCACGGAGTccctcacagccagccagctgaacagcttGTCAGAGGAAACGAG tgtcgcggaccctctgAAATCTACTGGGAATGATGAATACCTCGCAGAGTACCGAtttgatgacggtggagacaaggagaaaccaagaagatcaaaagaaagtgacctcatttcaaaagaaaacgttttgtacggcaaagagtcttctgagcctg agagatgccaaggtagaaaggacaagactaaaaacactgagaaagagcattaccaaagcaagagggaacatgctcctagtgaagagaaggagagtcaaaaagcaggtccttccagcaagaggaggtgttCTCAGAGCGTGGAAGTTGTTGAGCAAAAGcgtcacaagcaggagcactgggagggaagcaggtgcagatctttccctggtgaaagaaacagccctgagaatggcagaagagcagtcaaatattcaaagtccagatctggcagcggaggaagatcagaacaaggtagcaatagatattaccgatccaaaggggaaagaagttggagcagagaaagatactatcGAGATGAAGCACGGAGATGGGAAAGATGTAGCTATTCCAATGATTACTATTCACCTCATGCGACAggagacagtagagagagaaagttctctcacggcgatgcagcctttgacaaatggactgcaacttactacggcaggtcacataagcattatcattacaaaagtggatggcctcacggttccctcttgagagatgaagatgtacgtcgctttagcacaccccgagcagacttgcatcgttgctcggtatctcagcaacattctggaagacattctcgtgaaagacatgcgcttccacctgtgtcagctcatttggagaactgtcgccagaaaaatgaaacagaaggaaacagaaaaagaaaatgtacccgtgcagaaggtagtgaaagtgaaatagaaaggaaagacagaaagatagaaaaggagcttttaggtggtgaaaaaaatgcaaaaatatcacaggttctagaagaaaaagaagtctaa
- the LOC140002371 gene encoding ubiquitin carboxyl-terminal hydrolase 42-like isoform X2, whose amino-acid sequence MCFQCVAETFSLSIRKKELSLVKIGAYLKIPEPRSCHLSLPIGQGRLHFSCKCIFQMSTMTVVKKPKSSKSKKPSSRRSGKSKKPSTKILMSRTANWGQIPPAEDSSQVSVAQGRGGAFYCRSSEKSKAFAPRDLIVNDGIAPPQSILFPPEKICMDWRETQSVGVGLYNLGNTCFLNATLQCLTYTPPLANYMLSLEHGQSCREQDFCMMCTMETHINQALRCTVDAIEPTHVISNLSRIGQHFRFGSQEDAHEFLRYTVDAMQEACLNGSTELDRSSQATTIIHQIFGGFLRSRVKCLNCKAVSDTYEAFLDIALDIKAVSSVTRALELFVKPEELGGENCYKCSECKKMVPASKRFTIHRSSKVLTISLKRFADFTGGKINKEVKYPEYLDLRAYMSQSMGEPVLYALYAVLVHHGVSCHSGHYICYVKAGNGLWYQMNDAKVVRTDIKRVLGQQAYILFYIRRYDLTLGERAFYLPAPSYPCSFPPGQQGANSKQAGFMGPRLLPHMIKNSSRLNGNGSIKEDAKTTGVTLKRPSSAPPMACVQNQTITRPSITDPSRKQKITTSIHNKLPSRRTVSQPDCLSSAAEDEDLYQAVPSSTITNSMPGAMPSVNREVITESLTASQLNSLSEETSVADPLKSTGNDEYLAEYRFDDGGDKEKPRRSKESDLISKENVLYGKESSEPERCQGRKDKTKNTEKEHYQSKREHAPSEEKESQKAGPSSKRRCSQSVEVVEQKRHKQEHWEGSRCRSFPGERNSPENGRRAVKYSKSRSGSGGRSEQGSNRYYRSKGERSWSRERYYRDEARRWERCSYSNDYYSPHATGDSRERKFSHGDAAFDKWTATYYGRSHKHYHYKSGWPHGSLLRDEDVRRFSTPRADLHRCSVSQQHSGRHSRERHALPPVSAHLENCRQKNETEGNRKRKCTRAEVPNASVKKEEKGEEKEEKRETPGK is encoded by the exons atgtgttttcagtgtgttgctgaaacattttctctttcaatccgaaaaaaggagctgtcactggtgaagatcggagcttatctgaaaatccctgagcccaggagctgtcacctTAGTCTTCCAATCGGACAAGGACGACTTCATTTCtcgtgtaaatgcatttttcag ATGTCAACAATGACCGTAGTTAAGAAGCCCAAATCTTCAAAGTCTAAAAAGCCCTCTTCAAGGCGGTCTGGCAAATCCAAGAAACCAAGTACTAAAATACTGATGTCACGCACCGCAAACTGGGGCCAGATACCGCCTGCAGAAGATTCAAGCCAAGTCTCTGTGGCCCAAGGACGTGGAGGTGCTTTTTACTGtagatcatctgaaaaatctaaggCTTTTGCCCCAAGAGATCTAA tcgttaatgatggaattgctccaccacagagcattctttttccacctgagaagatttgtatggattggcgagaaacacaaagtgttggAGTTGGCCTGTACAATCTTGGCAacacatgttttcttaatgctactCTACAGTGTTTGACCTACACACCCCCACTTGCCAATTACATGCTTTCTCTCGAGCACGGCCAGTCAT gtCGTGAACAAGATTTTTGCATGATGTGCACAATGGAGACTCACATTAACCAGGCCCTGCGTTGCACTGTTGATGCCATCGAGCCTACGCATGTTATCAGTAATCTCAGTC gaaTAGGACAACATTTCCGTTTTGGCAGTCAAGAAGACGCACACGAGTTCTTGCGCTATACTGTTGATGCTATGCAGGAAGCGTGCTTGAATGGAAGCACCGA attggacagatcttctcaagctaccaccatcattcatcaaatatttggaggatttctaagatcgagag tgaagtgcttgaattgcaaagcagtttcgGATACGTATGAGGCATTTCTTGATATCGCTTTGGATATAAAg GCGGTTTCATCTGTTACCAGAGCTCTGGAACTCTTTGTGAAACCTGAAGAGCTGGGTGGAGAGAATTGCTATAAATGTAGCGA gtgtAAAAAGATGGTTCCTGCATCCAAGAGATTTACCATACACCGTTCTTCCAAGGTTCTcacaatatcactgaaaagatttgcagatttcacaGGTGGAAAGATCAACAAG GAGGTGAAATACCCGGAGTATTTGGACCTGAGAGCCTACATGTCACAGTCAATGGGAGAACCAGTGCTCTATGCCTTATACGCGGTGCTGGTACATCACGGTGTCAGCTGTCACTCAGGACACTATATATGCTATGTAAAG GCTGGTAATGGACTTTGGTATCAGATGAATGATGCTAAAGTAGTCCGTACTGACATTAAGAGAGTTCTTGGTCAGCAAgcttacatacttttttatatcag gcGCTATGATTTGACACTTGGAGAACGTGCGTTTTACTTGCCAGCACCATCTTATCCCTGTTCATTCCCTCCTGGTCAGCAGGGGGCTAATAGTAAGCAGGCTGGATTTATGGGACCACGACTTCTTCCTCATATGATTAAG aattcaagccgtttaaatggaaatggatccATAAAAGAGGACGCAAAGACCACTGGTGTCACCCTAAAAAGGCCATCTTCAGCACCACCAATGGcctgtgttcaaaaccagacaattaccaggccttcaattactgatccgtcaagaaaacagaagatcaccACCAGTATTCACAATAAATTGCCTTCTCGTCGGACTGTGTCACAGCCTGACTGTCTTAGCAGTGCTGCGGAGGATGAAGATCTCTACCAGGCTGTTCCTTCATCCACAATTACAAATTCg ATGCCTGGAGCTATGCCTTCAGTCAATCGAGAAGTCATCACGGAGTccctcacagccagccagctgaacagcttGTCAGAGGAAACGAG tgtcgcggaccctctgAAATCTACTGGGAATGATGAATACCTCGCAGAGTACCGAtttgatgacggtggagacaaggagaaaccaagaagatcaaaagaaagtgacctcatttcaaaagaaaacgttttgtacggcaaagagtcttctgagcctg agagatgccaaggtagaaaggacaagactaaaaacactgagaaagagcattaccaaagcaagagggaacatgctcctagtgaagagaaggagagtcaaaaagcaggtccttccagcaagaggaggtgttCTCAGAGCGTGGAAGTTGTTGAGCAAAAGcgtcacaagcaggagcactgggagggaagcaggtgcagatctttccctggtgaaagaaacagccctgagaatggcagaagagcagtcaaatattcaaagtccagatctggcagcggaggaagatcagaacaaggtagcaatagatattaccgatccaaaggggaaagaagttggagcagagaaagatactatcGAGATGAAGCACGGAGATGGGAAAGATGTAGCTATTCCAATGATTACTATTCACCTCATGCGACAggagacagtagagagagaaagttctctcacggcgatgcagcctttgacaaatggactgcaacttactacggcaggtcacataagcattatcattacaaaagtggatggcctcacggttccctcttgagagatgaagatgtacgtcgctttagcacaccccgagcagacttgcatcgttgctcggtatctcagcaacattctggaagacattctcgtgaaagacatgcgcttccacctgtgtcagctcatttggagaactgtcgccagaaaaatgaaacagaaggaaacagaaaaagaaaatgtacccgtgcagaag TGCCAAACGCAAGcgtaaaaaaagaagaaaaaggagaagaaaaagaagaaaaaagagaaacaccagGAAAGTGA
- the LOC140002371 gene encoding ubiquitin carboxyl-terminal hydrolase 42-like isoform X3, which yields MCFQCVAETFSLSIRKKELSLVKIGAYLKIPEPRSCHLSLPIGQGRLHFSCKCIFQMSTMTVVKKPKSSKSKKPSSRRSGKSKKPSTKILMSRTANWGQIPPAEDSSQVSVAQGRGGAFYCRSSEKSKAFAPRDLIVNDGIAPPQSILFPPEKICMDWRETQSVGVGLYNLGNTCFLNATLQCLTYTPPLANYMLSLEHGQSCREQDFCMMCTMETHINQALRCTVDAIEPTHVISNLSRIGQHFRFGSQEDAHEFLRYTVDAMQEACLNGSTELDRSSQATTIIHQIFGGFLRSRVKCLNCKAVSDTYEAFLDIALDIKAVSSVTRALELFVKPEELGGENCYKCSECKKMVPASKRFTIHRSSKVLTISLKRFADFTGGKINKEVKYPEYLDLRAYMSQSMGEPVLYALYAVLVHHGVSCHSGHYICYVKAGNGLWYQMNDAKVVRTDIKRVLGQQAYILFYIRRYDLTLGERAFYLPAPSYPCSFPPGQQGANSKQAGFMGPRLLPHMIKNSSRLNGNGSIKEDAKTTGVTLKRPSSAPPMACVQNQTITRPSITDPSRKQKITTSIHNKLPSRRTVSQPDCLSSAAEDEDLYQAVPSSTITNSMPGAMPSVNREVITESLTASQLNSLSEETSVADPLKSTGNDEYLAEYRFDDGGDKEKPRRSKESDLISKENVLYGKESSEPVPNASVKKEEKGEEKEEKRETPGK from the exons atgtgttttcagtgtgttgctgaaacattttctctttcaatccgaaaaaaggagctgtcactggtgaagatcggagcttatctgaaaatccctgagcccaggagctgtcacctTAGTCTTCCAATCGGACAAGGACGACTTCATTTCtcgtgtaaatgcatttttcag ATGTCAACAATGACCGTAGTTAAGAAGCCCAAATCTTCAAAGTCTAAAAAGCCCTCTTCAAGGCGGTCTGGCAAATCCAAGAAACCAAGTACTAAAATACTGATGTCACGCACCGCAAACTGGGGCCAGATACCGCCTGCAGAAGATTCAAGCCAAGTCTCTGTGGCCCAAGGACGTGGAGGTGCTTTTTACTGtagatcatctgaaaaatctaaggCTTTTGCCCCAAGAGATCTAA tcgttaatgatggaattgctccaccacagagcattctttttccacctgagaagatttgtatggattggcgagaaacacaaagtgttggAGTTGGCCTGTACAATCTTGGCAacacatgttttcttaatgctactCTACAGTGTTTGACCTACACACCCCCACTTGCCAATTACATGCTTTCTCTCGAGCACGGCCAGTCAT gtCGTGAACAAGATTTTTGCATGATGTGCACAATGGAGACTCACATTAACCAGGCCCTGCGTTGCACTGTTGATGCCATCGAGCCTACGCATGTTATCAGTAATCTCAGTC gaaTAGGACAACATTTCCGTTTTGGCAGTCAAGAAGACGCACACGAGTTCTTGCGCTATACTGTTGATGCTATGCAGGAAGCGTGCTTGAATGGAAGCACCGA attggacagatcttctcaagctaccaccatcattcatcaaatatttggaggatttctaagatcgagag tgaagtgcttgaattgcaaagcagtttcgGATACGTATGAGGCATTTCTTGATATCGCTTTGGATATAAAg GCGGTTTCATCTGTTACCAGAGCTCTGGAACTCTTTGTGAAACCTGAAGAGCTGGGTGGAGAGAATTGCTATAAATGTAGCGA gtgtAAAAAGATGGTTCCTGCATCCAAGAGATTTACCATACACCGTTCTTCCAAGGTTCTcacaatatcactgaaaagatttgcagatttcacaGGTGGAAAGATCAACAAG GAGGTGAAATACCCGGAGTATTTGGACCTGAGAGCCTACATGTCACAGTCAATGGGAGAACCAGTGCTCTATGCCTTATACGCGGTGCTGGTACATCACGGTGTCAGCTGTCACTCAGGACACTATATATGCTATGTAAAG GCTGGTAATGGACTTTGGTATCAGATGAATGATGCTAAAGTAGTCCGTACTGACATTAAGAGAGTTCTTGGTCAGCAAgcttacatacttttttatatcag gcGCTATGATTTGACACTTGGAGAACGTGCGTTTTACTTGCCAGCACCATCTTATCCCTGTTCATTCCCTCCTGGTCAGCAGGGGGCTAATAGTAAGCAGGCTGGATTTATGGGACCACGACTTCTTCCTCATATGATTAAG aattcaagccgtttaaatggaaatggatccATAAAAGAGGACGCAAAGACCACTGGTGTCACCCTAAAAAGGCCATCTTCAGCACCACCAATGGcctgtgttcaaaaccagacaattaccaggccttcaattactgatccgtcaagaaaacagaagatcaccACCAGTATTCACAATAAATTGCCTTCTCGTCGGACTGTGTCACAGCCTGACTGTCTTAGCAGTGCTGCGGAGGATGAAGATCTCTACCAGGCTGTTCCTTCATCCACAATTACAAATTCg ATGCCTGGAGCTATGCCTTCAGTCAATCGAGAAGTCATCACGGAGTccctcacagccagccagctgaacagcttGTCAGAGGAAACGAG tgtcgcggaccctctgAAATCTACTGGGAATGATGAATACCTCGCAGAGTACCGAtttgatgacggtggagacaaggagaaaccaagaagatcaaaagaaagtgacctcatttcaaaagaaaacgttttgtacggcaaagagtcttctgagcctg TGCCAAACGCAAGcgtaaaaaaagaagaaaaaggagaagaaaaagaagaaaaaagagaaacaccagGAAAGTGA